The sequence AAGAAGCAGAAGTTGCTCTCCCAGGTCGTCACGATGAACTTGGTTATTCGCGAGCAAGGGCTCATCGTCCCCAAGGGCAACCCCAAAAAGATCAAAGGCATGAAAGATCTCGCGCGCAAAGACATGACCTTCATCAATCGCCAACCCAGCGCCGGCACCCGTCTCTTGCTCGATTATCAGTTGGCAAAGCGTAAGATCGCCGCAGAGCGAATCCATGGCTATGAGCGCGAAGAAGTCACCCACATGGCGGTGGCAGTGGCCGTCGCTAGCGGGTTGGCCGACACCGGGTTAGGCGTTAAGTCCGCAGCCAAAGCGCTGGGCTTGGATTTTGTCCCCATCGAGCGTGAAGATTACGATCTGGTGTTCCTCAAAGACTTCTTCCACAGTGTTATGGGGCAAAAGCTGGTGGAAGTCGTTCGCTCCGACGCCTTCAAAGAGGCAGTCGCCGCCCTCGACGGTTACGACACCAAAAAGACCGGAATGCTGAAGAAGGCGTGAAAGACCGGGAAAGAATCAGGGAATCGTCGTTACGGAATAGCACTGGTCCAGTCGGCAATTTTGAGATTAGGGACACGAACAAAATCACGAAGGTTGCTTGTAATGACGGTAAAGTCGTGGAAAAGAGCAATCGCTGCAATACGAAGATCTTGTGAGCCAATCCGAATGCGTTGCTTTTGCAACTGGTGAAAAATGACGTAGGCTTCTCCACTAAAGATGAGGATGTTCCACTTCTCGAAGTAGAAAACCGTCTGGACGAGAGCGGCGTGACCATGAGCCGATTTGCGCGGATCGGTTTGGAAAGCCTTCAGGTAGGCCAACCGGCCTTTCAACTGCTCTTCAACCGTAACTGAAGTAGTGAAAAGCCAATCCTTTGGGGTATTTTTTACTTTGGCGCTGAGGAGCGAGTGCGCGTTCTGGTCGTGCGTGATTGCGTCGGTGTCGAGGATGAACACCGTCTTGCTTTTCCTTTCTTCCGAACACTGGAAGCAATTTCTTCCTTCATTTGACGACAATCTTCCTTGCGTTGCTGTTGAAGGATTTTGCAAAATGCTGCAAATGTCGGATCATCCTTGAACATGCCAGACACGTGTGAAGGATGGTTTCCTTCCGACGCCCACTGGACGTGAGAAGAATCAAGGGTACCGTTCCGTGCCGTTATTAGTGATTTTTTTTGCCGAGACATGGTGTTCACTTCGTTATGGTCATTCCTACCATCGCTTCATAGCTTGCTCAACTGTTGCTGCGGGACATTTGAAGTAAGGAGACTGTCCATAGAGCTTGGCGATATTCTTCTAGGAGCGTCCCCTGGGGCGCTTTGCTGGGTCTCCCCGTCTCTTTGTTTGACCACTCTGACCTCTTCGGCGACCTTTCACCGATAACGGACCGGCATCCTGGTTATAATCTTCGAAGAAGACTCGCTCGTCGATCTTCACAGAGCCATCATCATCCAATCGGGCGATCTGACTAAAGGTACGTCGTGGCGTCGGCTTATCGTGTGGGCCGCCCAGGATCAGTTTCTCACCAAGCAGAGTCCACATAAGACGCAACCCTAGTTTGTCCAGCCGCTCAAGAAGGTCATCGGCGTCAGCGACGAGTGCTGCATGACCGCCCTCTGTTAGAGATGGGTCTCGAAAGACAGTTCTTCCATTGATAAGGTGGTAGCCATCTCGACCGTCCCACCAGAGATCGCGTAGGGTGAAGACCGCACTCGCAGGGACGATCATGTGAAAGTTCTGCGGGAGTGAAGCATCATACTCCCATTCGATGGCAAGCTGGTTCCAAGATGGAGAGTATGATGCGGGCCAATCTTTCCCACGACCTCCCCCGCCGTGCCATTCCTCGGGCTCCGTATTGAACGATGTCGCCCATGGGTATTCGCCTGCAAAGCCATATGGCCAGGTAGCGCCTTCAGGCATCCATCGCCCAAAGAAGTTACGACGATGGAGGCAATCATATGCAATATCAATTTCCTTCTTAGGAATCAGATAGCTTCCAAGGTGAATCCACACGTGTCGGTAAGGATCATTAAAATCTGCATCTTCTTCCTGTCTTCCCCATGACGGATATGACACGAGTAGCCGCCATCGCTGACCATCTCGTTCCACCACTGATAGCAATCTCTCTAGTACTGGAAGATCTTCTTGCATCGTGACCCATTCAGCATCGGGAAGTTGCTCGCTAGACTGAAGATCAGCCGACGACCCGATCCACCAGGTTTCGGTGTCACGTCCGCTGCTAATCATGGCCAACGGCAATGTGGGATCGAGCTTCCGTTCCTCTAACAAAATCAAAGGAGTTCGTTGCGGCTCGGGAGTCCATCTGCTACGCCCTCGTTGAACGTGATCGTAAAGGCGTGATGCCAGTTGGTACATGGCGACCCACTGATACTTCTTGCCAATTCTTTCCGCCCATGTTGGCTTCCCCCGCCCACCGCCGTATTTGCCACGCATGTAGCTGTCATAGCTCTCACATCTCGAGCCTTCATAGCCGAAGTCGCGCACCACTCTCTGAAGAATCCACTTCCCCATATTCTCCTTGGGGAAGGTATGTGTCCAAGAGGAAAGGCAATTCATCGAATACTTAAAGAAGTCACTCAGAAATTCATTTGGTTCAAAATGTAATAATCTGCCCCATGCCTTTATTTGGTCATCTGAAGGCAGCTCTAACGGCCATTCGGAAGCGATCGGTTGCATAGTCAACTCCGGGTCACAATCGTCAGGTAGAACGTTGAGCTCGCGAGCCAGCTCAGTAATGCACCTGATGTGATCGCGGATTAGAGCATTATCGAACGCTGCTGGATCGTTGAGGAAGGTTGCGTGCAGCGTATTAGTGACCGTACGGGCTACATCTGCATCTCGCGAGACGATCAACGCGCCGTAGCAACTGAGCAGAACTCGTTCTCGGACTTCGTCGTCATCTGAGTCGAGTAGCCGCTGTAACACGTTGGGTATGGCCTTCGGTCGAGCGGTCAGAACAGCTGTTACAGCCCGCGTTGCTCTGTCCTTTACCCGACGATCAGCTGCGGCAGTGAACCACAAAAGGATCGTTGCCCACCGCTCAGCAATGCTTACCTCAAGCTGGTCCAGCAGTAGCTCAAAGGCAGCATCAATCAAGCGTCGTACCGGACCACGCGACTCGTAGCGATCATGGAGAAATCTACACCAAACCGCGTCACGTCTGGCCAATAGATTCTGTTTCAAAAGTCCGTCGAGCCAGATAGCGTCAATGGCGGAAGGCTGCCACGATACAGACAATGCCGCATCCATAGCGTCCCACGAGAAGTCTTCGATCTCAAGCGCTTCGTAAATCAAGGCACGCGAGGCTGCTGTGAAGGTGTTGGGATCTCGCAATGGAAATGAGCGTATCGCGATTTCAAGTACTGCGGTACGAATGTTCCCATCTTCCAACAGATTCGGGATCTCTGTGCCTGGAATCTGCTCTGGAATCAGGATCGAGAGGGCACTAATCACCCCGTTGTTCTGTCCTATTGCTTTTCGGTCGGTCAGCAACGAGTTGAGTGATCCACCAGGTCGACACGCTGCATCGAGTTGCGTTGGAACGACTTTGGCCCATAGTTCTTCAGCGATAAGGAAGTCTCCCAGACGCTCGAACGCCGGTCGGACAATGCTCTCATCGCCGAGTGGGTCGCTTGTGCCCGGAACGTCTTCTATCAGCAGGTCCGCTCGCACAAGCCACTCAAGCACTGGTAGAGTATTTGCTTGTGGTCTCGTTTCGAAAATAACCTGCCGTGCACGTGACCAAGAAAGCGCTGAATCACCAGAGTCGGCAATCGCACGTGCAATTGCACGGAGGCTACCGCTGACGATGTTGGCTCCACCACTTGTCTCGTGCTCGACCGCGAATTGTTTTTCTTTCTCATCAAGAAATTCCCTAATCACCGGTGCGAGTCCGATCCAGCCTGCCGGGAGATGATTTAAGCCACGGGCGCGGAGAGTTTCGCACACCAGCCGTAGATAGAGTGGGTTGGATAGTTCGGGTTGCAGGATCGGTGCAATTGGAGGCTCAAGGCCATAGTGCTGAAAGAACGCCTTGCATGCCTCACGTTCTACGCCCGCAAACCCGGCGTGCTCAATCACTGGCAGGGGATAACCTTCCGGAAGGCAGTAAGGAACGAATGAGGTCCTACAGGTAACACAAAGGCGCAAATAGGGTCTACGCTGCACCGCTTGCGAGACGGCAGCTAGTCGCTCGCGCCAGTATCGTAGCGGTCGAGTCTCATTGATCGCATCAATACAAAGGATGAGTAAAGAACCAGATGCTTCACCTGCCGCGTTCAGTACGTTGAGAAGGCCATTCATTCCGAGCGTAATCGGTAACCCAAGAGTTTCTAACATCCGCGTCCACGGATCAGGTTCACCCCGGAAGGCGTGTCCAAAGATCACACACGTCAGGAGACCCTCGCTGAAACGATGGTGAGCAACGTCGCAAACCCCGTGTGTCTTCCCTGACCCGGCTGCGCCTGTGAGCACGAAAGTCCTCTCAAATGCGAGAGAACATACGGGAGACTGGAGCCAGTCACGTAGCTCCCGGGACGCTGTGATTATATCGCGTACGTTGTCGAGATTCGCTGCCGGAAATGAGACCATGTACTCAGCCATAAACTGGCGAAATCCAGGTGAGTCAGCTCTCCCTGACCCGTGTTGAGCTTCAAGGCTGCCGGCTAATCGCGACTCAAGGGATGCAAGGCGCTCCAATAAATCTTCAAGTTGGGTGATGCACTCTCTATAGGCGCGGGGATCATATGTTGTGGTTAGACTGGTGCACTTGTCTAGGAGCACCGGTATTTCGGCCACCACTGACCGTGCGTCTTCGCGTAAGTCGTTCGGCCACTCTGGCGACATTGCAGCTGAGCTTGTTCTTCTTACTGCGGAAGTAATATGACTGTGAGCTTTGCGGCAGAGACGTACCTTCTTCTCTAACTCGCAAGACCAAGCTGCTGTGCGTCCAAAAGCAGTAAACCACTCCCACAGATCAGTCTGAACATTCAACTCGGGCGTGTAACGTGGTCCAGCAGTCACCCTAGCCAAATCCAGATGCGCGGAGAACCATTCCGTGGACAAAACCGTGTGATTGAAGAAAAACTCTCGAATACCTCCAGCGGTATCGTAGTCCAGTAGCAAAGATCTAAGTTTCGATTCAGACCACGCTTCGATAGTGAGCTGGCGGCCTTCCGCAGCAGCTTTATCCGTATGCTCCTTTTGCCAGTCATCAAACTTTTCCTGACCGCTTCGGCCAGGTCGCGCTGTTGGCCCTGTCAGATCAAACGGAAAGCAGACGATGTATCGAGTAAGCGCTTTATGGACGTGCAGGGCTGTAATCAGTGATTTTGTGGCTTGGTTGATGAGAGAATCGATGTCAAATACATACTTCGCTTGCCAACCAGTACGAGAGCCATCAGGGAGATTGGCGAAATACTCAACCCCTCCATCTCCCCCTGCACCTCGAAGTCGAGTGTAAGCTACTTCCTGAGGCAGAGTACGGGAGGCAAGTTGACAGCAGAGTTCTTCGAATGCCTCATGCTGACCACCACAGCGCGGCGCAATCTGTCTGAAGTTGAAGTCATCCACAGTTACAATTCATCCAAAGCTCTCTTTTTGACTGAGTGCCCAACAGCCCTCACCTTCCCTGATGCCCCCTCCTGCTCTAGCTCAGTTTCCGAGAGGGGGTACGGGGCATAGAGGGCAGACTATCACCGCACGGTGCGGAAAAATTTCCGAATATCTTCAACCAGCAGTTGCGGCTTCTCCATAGCGGCAAAGTGACCGCCGGAGGGCATCTTCGTCCAGTGCGTCACATTGTAAGCCCGTTCAGCCCACTCCCGAGGCGGGCGGGCAAGTTCCGCTGGAAACGACGCCACGCCGGTGGGAACGCTGATCTTTTCGTCCCTCCCCAACCGCCACGGGTGATGACGTTCTTCGTAATACAGGCGCGTGGATGAGTTGATCGTCTGGGTAATCCAATAGATCATCACGTTGCTCAGCAACTGGTCTTTGCTGTACGACCGGGAGAGATCACCGCCGCAGTCGCTCCAGGTGCGAAACTTTTCCACGATCCAAGAGCACAGCCCAACCGGCGAGTCGTTCAACCCGTATCCCAAGGTCTGCGGCTTGGTGCCTTGGATGCTTTGATAGCCGGTCTCTTCGCTCCGCCATTGGTCCATTTCTTTCATCCACGCTTGCTCAGCCGGGGAAAGATTTTGCCGGTTGGCTGGATGAGGAGCGACACCTACCATGTTGAGGTGAATCCCGGCCACGTGGCTAGCATCGGCAAAGCCCAGGCGGGAAGTGACCATCGCCCCCCAATCGCCGCCTTGCGCGCCGTAGCGCGAGTAGCCCAGCACCTCGGTCATCAGCACCGCGAACCATTCCGCGATACGAACGATGTTGACCTTGCGCTCCTGGGTGGGACCGGAAAAACCGTAGCCTGGCAATGAAGGGGCAATGACGTCGAAGGCGTCGGCAGGATCGCCGCCGTGGGCTGCGGGGTCGGTGAGCGGGCCGATGACTTCCATGAATTCGTAGATCGAACCCGGCCAACCGTGGGTGATAACGAGCGGAAACGGCTTGGGACCTTTCCCGCGCTCATGAATGAAGTGAATGCCTTGTCCATCGATCGTGGTGCGGAAATGCTGCCAGCGATTCAGGTCGCGTTCTTGAGCGCGCCAGTCGTACTGCGTCCGCCAGTAGGCAACGAGTTCCTTGATGTAATCTAGATTCGCGCCGTAGTCCCACGCGGTGCCGGGTACCTCTCCCGGCCAGCGCACGCGGTCTAACCGCTCACGCAGGTCAGTGAGAACAGCATCGGTCGCGTCGATGGTGAACGCTTCTGGGCTTGTGTAACGAGACATGGAAGTCCTCCTCTTCTTTCGTCGCTTCACTCTGCTGAACCCGACACTGACTGTCAACGAGCAGGTGAAAAGCAGGATGTGCGGCAAAATACTCGAAGCTTTTCAGATTGCCTTCGTACCTCCAACGGAATAAAGTGCGGCCAGATATCGGAGAAAGGAGGATAGGAACGATGAAAACACGTCACGGCTTCAACCGAGGGATTCTTTGTGCGGGGATTCTGCTCGGCTTCTTGATGGGATTTTTCCCAGGACGCGGCTACGCGGGCAAAGCCGAATTTTCCGTGCAGATGTTTTGCGATGCGAACTACGGCGGATCGCAATATGCCGGCTGCGTGAAGCTCAACCGCACGGGCCGCTTTACCGCAAAGCTGACCGGACTGCCGTTCTCTACGGCAATGTCGTGTTCTTTGACCTGCGGACTCTCCGGGTCCCCAATCGACATTCCGGAATGTGGCGTCACCGACGAGAATGGCAACTTGAATCTCGATATGCGCGGATTAGGGGCCGATTTCGGTGCCTCCTGCGTCGGACTGCAAATCAGCGTGTATAACCTCTCCTCGGTCTCTTGTTTGCAAGGCTTTGCCGCCGGTGCCTGCCAAAAAGTTTCACGGAAAAACCAGAATGGGACAGTCTTCGTGAAATGTAAGGATGTGAACTGCTCCTCTCTTTGCACAGTCCATATCTTCGACATCAGTAACGGGAACGAAACCGATACCGGAGAATCGGAATACACCGTCCCGGTCGGTTTTGTTGGCACCTGTCCTTGCCAGTAACGACGCGTCGCTCTACTCGTATGGCGTCTCGTCGTTGAAAATTTGCGTCCGTTTCAAGAGACGCCGTTCGGTAGCGGGAAAAGGCGCGCGGCGGTGCATGGTGGAACGATTGTCCCACATCACCAGATCGCCAACGCGCCAGTCATGCGTCCACACAAACTGCGGTTGCGTCATGTGGGCGAAAAGAACAGCGAGCAAAACGTCACTTTCTTTCGGGTCCAACCCGACGATGGCTTGGGTGAACTGCGGACTGATGAACAGGGCCTTTTGCCCTGTCTCCGGATGGGTGCGAATGACCGGCTGAGTCACTGTGGTCGGATAATTCTGTTTGTCGATGGGATGGCGATGGATCGCCCGCCGCCCGTGGAGTCGCGCTTTCATCGCGTCAGCCAACGCCTCATACGCGGCATGGCAGTTACACCACTGCGTCTCTCCCCCCACCCGTGGCAACTCGATGGCGTAAAGCATGGAGATGCGTCCTGGCTGCGGCAAATACGACAGATCGGAATGAAACGTCAGTTCCTCGTTGCCTAACGCGCCGATCGGCTTGTCATGCTCCATGATGTTGGAAATGAAAAAAATTTCCTTGATCTGGCGGTCCGGCTGCTCGCGCACGTGCTCGACCGGCGTACCGAAGTACGAAGTGAAGCGCACTTGCTCTTCTTCCCCGATGCATTGCTCGCGAAAGCAGAGCACGTAGTGGTCCAGGAGTGCGCGGTGAATCTGCTGGACTGTTTCCGCCGACAACGGCTGCGCAAGATCGACACCACGAATCTCGGCACCAAGCGCACCGCTGCTGGGCAGCACTTGGAGCGGCGGCCTCTGCAATATCTGGCTAGTCTGGGCAATGGACATACGCGCCTCTCGTGAATGCAAACAAGAATACCGGGAGTATAGGCAGAGCAGGGGCTCAATGCACTATCGTGCCGTCGAGCGCGGCGACGAAGACCCGCACCAGAGCATCCAGTCGCTTACGCATCGCAGCCGGTGTGGGCAGCGTGGAGCCGTAGAGTTCGTTGCCGGCGGCACTGCGGACCAGCAGTTCCGCGACGGCTTCCGGTTCCATTCCCACGCGAGCGAGGTTCAGCTCGCCACGGGCGACAGCATTCGCAATCACGTTGCCGAGCAGCCGCAGGTAACGGCGATCCGCTTGCGAAAAGATGTCGGCGCTGAGTTGGTTCTTGGCGTCAATCAACTCTCGCACATGCGCCGAGTCGTACACAAGCGCGAAAAGGTAATCGAACTTAGCGGCCACGATGCGACGGAGTTGCTGCTCGACAGGAGTCGAGGTCCGACAGGCCTCTTCGGTCGCCGCCAACACGGTATCGAGCAGTTGCTGGCACAACGCGCGAAAAATCTCTTCCTTACTCTTGAAATAGAGGTACACCGTGCCCTTAGCGATGTGCGCCTCTTGCGCGATATCGTCGATCGACGTGCGGCGGTAGCCGTACTGTCCAAAGAGCTGCTTCGCCGCTGCTAGGATGGTTTCGTGTTTGTCCTTCGGTGCGGCAGTCTCTCGCGGCGGCATTATTTTTTCCTCTGACTGAATGACTCATTGACTTAATTTGGTCAGAGTGTACAGTATGCGAACCGACAAGGCAACCAGTCTTTGCCTCAAGCAACTGTCGCTCGCTGTGTCGAGAGGAGAACACGTTATGTCAGCCGCTGCCGTTCCGACCACGACCCCGGTGGAATTCAACCCCTTATTGCCCGAGTTTCGCTTGGACCCCTATCCGACGTATCAACGCTTGCGTGAGGAGGACCCGGTTCATCAGAGCATGATTCCCGGGACGTGGGTGCTGTCTCGTTACGCGGATGTGCTGCTGGTCCTGCGCGATACGCGGTTCGGTCGCGCCGATGCCGAAGAATTTTGGCGCGAACGGCTCGGCGAAGGACCGGCGCTGCCCGTCCTCTCGAAGTGGATGTTGTTTCGCGATCCACCTGACCACACGCGATTGCGCACGCTGGTCACAAAAGCGTTTACGCCACGTGCCATCGAGAACCTCCGCCCGCGCGTGCAAGAGATCGTGAACGAGTTGCTGGACGCCGTGCACAATGACAGCGGCACGGACCTGATGGCCTCCTTCGCCTACCCGCTGCCGGTGCTGGTGATTTGCGAAATGCTAGGCGTACCGGCTAAGGATCGCGACATCTTCAAAAACTGGTCTGGAGACCTCGCGCGCATTCTCGATCCGATCTTGATGCCGGGAGCTGCCGAACACGGCCATGCGGTGATCGGTGCCATGGCCGAGTATTTTCGTGATTTGATTGCCCACCTACGCAAGCAGCCCCAAGACAACTTGCTCGATGCCATGATCGCGGCTGAAGAATCGGGCGAGCGCTTGAGCGAGGAGGAGTTGCTGGCGAATTGCATCCTTCTGTTCGGTGCCGGACACGAAACCACGGTCAATCTCATCGGCAATGGCGTCCTGGCCTTGCTCCAGCACCCCGACCAACTTGCGCAACTGCAAGCGCAACCCGAGTCGATCGAAAGCACGGTGGAAGAATGCCTACGGTACGATAGTCCGGTGCAAATGTCCGGGCGAGAAGTGAAAGAGGATTTCGACCTCGGCGGCAAACGCATTCAAGCCGGCGAGCGTTTGTTCACGTTGATCGGTGCCGCCAATCGCGATCCGGCGGCGTTTGCCGACCCGGATCGGTTCGACATCACGAGAACGAACAACAAACACCTCACGAATCTGGCCTTTGGCCACGGCATTCATTTTTGTTTGGGAGCCGCGCTCGCCCGACTCGAAGGGCAATGCGCCATTGGCACGCTCGTGCGTTGCCTGCCCACTTTGCAATTGCGAACCGAAACGCCGGAGTGGCGGGATGCGTTTACGTTGCGTGGGCTACGGTCGCTGCCAGTAAGCTTTTAGGAAATGCAGAATGCAAAACGATGAATGCAGAATGAAAAAGACGCAGGCTTTCCATTCTTTAGTCATAATTCCATAATTCATCGTTCATCATTCATAATTCATCATTCGAGGAAGAAATGGCCACTGCTCTGATCACCGGTGCCTCTGCTGGTATCGGTTACGCGCTCAGCCGCTGTTTCGCTGCCGATCACCACGACCTCATTCTCGTTGCGCGCCAGGAACAGAAGCTGCGCCATGTGGCGGAAGAGTTGCATCGAGAGTTCCAGGTGTCCACGCATGTCATCGCCGCAGACTTGGCGCAAGCGGACGCACCACGCAAACTGGCCGACGCCGTACAGGCTAATTCCTTGACTGTCGATTTTCTAGTCAACAATGCCGGATTCGGGTTAGGCGGAAAATTTACCGAGACCGCGCTGGCCACGGAATTGGAAATGGTCCAAGTCAACATCGTGTCGCTGGTCTACCTGACCAAACTCTTCTTACCGGCGATGGTGGAACGGAAGTCCGGGCGCATCATGAACGTTGCCTCGACAGCGGCCTTCCAGCCCGGTCCATTCATGGCGGTGTATTACGCTACCAAAGCGTTCGTGCTGTCGTTCAGCGAAGCGATCGGCAACGAACTCTCCGGCACCGGGGTCACGGTCACGGCGCTCTGCCCCGGGCCTACTGCCTCCGACTTTCAGGCGCGCGCCAACATCCAAGAGACCCGACTCGTCAAGAGCAAACTCATGGGCTTCATGAGTACCGAAGCCGTGGCGCAGGTCGGCTATCGCGGCTTGATGAGCGGCAAGCGCGTGGTGGTGCCTGGAGTGATGAACAAGCTAGGAGTCCAGGGCACACGGGTCTTGCCGCGTCGCCTATCGGCCCAGATCGCGCGGATGCTGCAAGAGAATGCGTGATCGCCGGTTGCGCGGCCCTGCGGCTACTAGTCTGCCCGGGCGATAAGCGGTGTCATTCGAGGAGCGGAGCGACGAAGAATCTCGCCGTGATAGGAACAACACGAGATTCTTCGCCTTCACGGAGTTTATCCTGAGCGAAGTCGAAGGGTTCCGGCTCAGAATGACAACCCCTTAAATTCCTATGGACGAAGTACTGGTTTTACGTGACCAGCCGCAAGTGCGGGATCTTCTCCCTGCGGAACTCGAAGGCCCTCACCTCTCCCAACGCCAACAGTTCCGCTCGGCAGGCTTTCACGCCCTGAACGAACATCGCCAGTGCGACTCCAAGAAACGCTGGCTGACGGGGAAGAACGTTCCCAGTGGCACGCTAGGCGGCTAACCGGTCTGTCACCAGGAGGGGGAGAAAGTCTTGCTGCGCCAAGGAGTTTGCGCGGCCGTACGCTGGCCCGTGGACTGCATGGGTGGTGCAGTCACCTGAGGGTCCTCCCCCCGGAGAGCGCGCTGGCCACCGACCACCACATGGCTCGGGCCGCTGCCCTGCAACTCCCACAGACAGTTCGGTTAGCGGCGTAGCCTGCCACCCAAGGTCGAGTTCGGTGCACCATTCTACTCTGGCGCACGAACGAGCCGCTCATAACTTGCGCCATGGGGCCGATTATATTACCGTAGCGGCGATATGTTTGGCATCGGCGTTCCCGAACTTCTCGTTATTCTCGTTGTCGCTCTCCTGGTGTTGGGGCCGAAACGTCTCCCCGAAGTCGCAAAAGCTTTGGGGAAAGCGCTAGGTGAATTTCGCAAGGCGACCAGCGATATTTCCGAAGAACTCACCAATGCCCGCTCCGTGCTAGAGGAAGAAGTGCGCATGGCGGAACGTCAGGCCCGTACGATTCGTCCCACTGGGTTGCCGAATCCACCGCCCAACGCGCCAGATTCCCCCCCACCCACGGAGAAAAAAGAGACTCCCGCAGGAGAGTCGAAGTAGATGGCCCACGACGATCGGACGATGCCGTTGCTCGGCCATCTCGAAGAACTGCGCGCGCGCTTGACGAAAGCGCTGTTGGCAATCGGTCTCGCGTTCTTGCCCGCGTATTTGTACGCCGGTGTGCTGTTTGACTTTCTCGTTCAGCCGTTGCAGCAGACGGGAACGGATCCGGTCTCGCTTATCGGCACCGGTCCGGCGGAAGCGTTCTTCACTAAGCTCAAAGTCTCGTTCGTTGCCTCGCTGTTCCTCTCCAGCCCGGTGCTCTTCTATCAAGTGTGGAGATTCGTCGCGCCCGGTCTCTACGAACAGGAGCGTCGCTACGTGTTGCCGTTCGTTTTCTTCGCGACGTTCTTTTTCTTGGCTGGGGCCTGGTTCTGTCACGCGCTGGTGCTGCCGGTGAGTTATGCGTTCTTTCTAGAACAGTACGAAAGCATTCAAGTCCAGGCGACGTTGCGCATCAGCGAATATCTGGCCTTTACCTCGCGGATGCTGCTGGCGTTCGGGGTGACGTTCGAGCTGCCGGTGTTCGCATTTTTCTTCGCCCGTATCGGCCTGATTACTCACAAAGCCCTGCTGGGATTTTTCCGCTACGCGGTGGTGCTGATCTTCGTCGTGGCTGCGGTGTTGACCCCCAGTCCCGACGTTGCCTCACAAGTGCTACTCGCCGGTCCTTTGATTGCGCTTTATGGCCTCAGCATCGGTGTGGCCTATGTCTTTGGGAAACCCCCGCTCAGCGAGACGCCGGAAACGGCAGAGGACGGAGAAGAGGCGAGATAGAGA is a genomic window of Deltaproteobacteria bacterium containing:
- a CDS encoding type II toxin-antitoxin system VapC family toxin, which encodes MFILDTDAITHDQNAHSLLSAKVKNTPKDWLFTTSVTVEEQLKGRLAYLKAFQTDPRKSAHGHAALVQTVFYFEKWNILIFSGEAYVIFHQLQKQRIRIGSQDLRIAAIALFHDFTVITSNLRDFVRVPNLKIADWTSAIP
- a CDS encoding epoxide hydrolase, translated to MSRYTSPEAFTIDATDAVLTDLRERLDRVRWPGEVPGTAWDYGANLDYIKELVAYWRTQYDWRAQERDLNRWQHFRTTIDGQGIHFIHERGKGPKPFPLVITHGWPGSIYEFMEVIGPLTDPAAHGGDPADAFDVIAPSLPGYGFSGPTQERKVNIVRIAEWFAVLMTEVLGYSRYGAQGGDWGAMVTSRLGFADASHVAGIHLNMVGVAPHPANRQNLSPAEQAWMKEMDQWRSEETGYQSIQGTKPQTLGYGLNDSPVGLCSWIVEKFRTWSDCGGDLSRSYSKDQLLSNVMIYWITQTINSSTRLYYEERHHPWRLGRDEKISVPTGVASFPAELARPPREWAERAYNVTHWTKMPSGGHFAAMEKPQLLVEDIRKFFRTVR
- a CDS encoding TauD/TfdA family dioxygenase: MSIAQTSQILQRPPLQVLPSSGALGAEIRGVDLAQPLSAETVQQIHRALLDHYVLCFREQCIGEEEQVRFTSYFGTPVEHVREQPDRQIKEIFFISNIMEHDKPIGALGNEELTFHSDLSYLPQPGRISMLYAIELPRVGGETQWCNCHAAYEALADAMKARLHGRRAIHRHPIDKQNYPTTVTQPVIRTHPETGQKALFISPQFTQAIVGLDPKESDVLLAVLFAHMTQPQFVWTHDWRVGDLVMWDNRSTMHRRAPFPATERRLLKRTQIFNDETPYE
- a CDS encoding TetR/AcrR family transcriptional regulator; this encodes MPPRETAAPKDKHETILAAAKQLFGQYGYRRTSIDDIAQEAHIAKGTVYLYFKSKEEIFRALCQQLLDTVLAATEEACRTSTPVEQQLRRIVAAKFDYLFALVYDSAHVRELIDAKNQLSADIFSQADRRYLRLLGNVIANAVARGELNLARVGMEPEAVAELLVRSAAGNELYGSTLPTPAAMRKRLDALVRVFVAALDGTIVH
- a CDS encoding cytochrome P450 codes for the protein MSAAAVPTTTPVEFNPLLPEFRLDPYPTYQRLREEDPVHQSMIPGTWVLSRYADVLLVLRDTRFGRADAEEFWRERLGEGPALPVLSKWMLFRDPPDHTRLRTLVTKAFTPRAIENLRPRVQEIVNELLDAVHNDSGTDLMASFAYPLPVLVICEMLGVPAKDRDIFKNWSGDLARILDPILMPGAAEHGHAVIGAMAEYFRDLIAHLRKQPQDNLLDAMIAAEESGERLSEEELLANCILLFGAGHETTVNLIGNGVLALLQHPDQLAQLQAQPESIESTVEECLRYDSPVQMSGREVKEDFDLGGKRIQAGERLFTLIGAANRDPAAFADPDRFDITRTNNKHLTNLAFGHGIHFCLGAALARLEGQCAIGTLVRCLPTLQLRTETPEWRDAFTLRGLRSLPVSF
- a CDS encoding SDR family oxidoreductase — encoded protein: MATALITGASAGIGYALSRCFAADHHDLILVARQEQKLRHVAEELHREFQVSTHVIAADLAQADAPRKLADAVQANSLTVDFLVNNAGFGLGGKFTETALATELEMVQVNIVSLVYLTKLFLPAMVERKSGRIMNVASTAAFQPGPFMAVYYATKAFVLSFSEAIGNELSGTGVTVTALCPGPTASDFQARANIQETRLVKSKLMGFMSTEAVAQVGYRGLMSGKRVVVPGVMNKLGVQGTRVLPRRLSAQIARMLQENA
- the tatB gene encoding twin-arginine translocase subunit TatB, with product MFGIGVPELLVILVVALLVLGPKRLPEVAKALGKALGEFRKATSDISEELTNARSVLEEEVRMAERQARTIRPTGLPNPPPNAPDSPPPTEKKETPAGESK
- the tatC gene encoding twin-arginine translocase subunit TatC, with the protein product MPLLGHLEELRARLTKALLAIGLAFLPAYLYAGVLFDFLVQPLQQTGTDPVSLIGTGPAEAFFTKLKVSFVASLFLSSPVLFYQVWRFVAPGLYEQERRYVLPFVFFATFFFLAGAWFCHALVLPVSYAFFLEQYESIQVQATLRISEYLAFTSRMLLAFGVTFELPVFAFFFARIGLITHKALLGFFRYAVVLIFVVAAVLTPSPDVASQVLLAGPLIALYGLSIGVAYVFGKPPLSETPETAEDGEEAR